The following proteins are encoded in a genomic region of Fundidesulfovibrio putealis DSM 16056:
- a CDS encoding SU10 major capsid protein, which yields ATARTAPSRLSNYCQILEDSFKISGTLDAVTPMGRQRIKRYESDKSLKYLNTELEYAALNNATASAGDAGTARQMKGMEGFISTNDKSYASYAAGNDFSEAKLLEMSQACYEAGGEPSMILVGPVQARKIANWNQAGRITVNT from the coding sequence GCCACCGCCCGCACCGCCCCGTCGCGGCTCTCCAACTACTGCCAGATCCTTGAGGACTCCTTCAAGATCTCCGGCACCCTGGACGCCGTGACCCCCATGGGTCGCCAGCGCATCAAGCGCTACGAGTCCGACAAGAGCCTCAAGTACCTGAACACCGAACTGGAATACGCGGCCCTGAACAACGCCACCGCCAGCGCCGGTGACGCCGGGACCGCCCGGCAGATGAAGGGCATGGAAGGTTTCATCTCCACCAACGACAAGTCCTACGCCTCCTACGCCGCCGGCAACGACTTCTCCGAGGCCAAGCTCCTGGAGATGTCCCAGGCTTGCTACGAGGCGGGCGGCGAACCCAGCATGATCCTGGTGGGACCGGTGCAGGCCCGCAAGATCGCCAACTGGAACCAGGCCGGGCGCATCA